The Cytobacillus sp. NJ13 sequence ATTTGCCTTGGTTTGAAATTATGTAAATAAATATAGCAATATGTTAGGATTGTATGGAAAAAGGGGGAGAATCAATGAAGAATTTCACAGTGATGTTCCATAAGGAAGACAATGTACAGCCGATGGTTGTTCAAAAATTAAATGAAAATGACTTTGAACTATACACAGAAGGCGGCACAAGGCATTTATTTGAATTGAACTCAAATGTTGGCTATTTTATATTTTTTGATGCAATTGATAAGGAAGGGAAGGAGTCTTACCTGGTTCTCCAATATGAAGGGGAATCGGAAGAACCCAGTGCATGCTTTGCTTTTGAATTAAAAGATTTCTATCAATTCACAGCTCTTTATCTGAATGACCTTGATTTTAATGAAGGGAATAATGTGGATAGGGAAGAAGAAGCTTATACACCGATACAGCATTTGGCACATTTAATGTATCACATTGTTGAAGAGGGCAAAGAAATTCAGTGATAAAATAAAAGAGCAGGGGAACCTGCTCTTACTCTTGTGTTTGAGAAAGGTTCACTCTGCAGAAAGCCGAAACCGTTTTTTCTTCCTCTTCATCTAAAGCGAAATCCAAAATGTTTCCTGAATGACTTTCAACAAAATGATAATTAAGAATCCTCTCATCTTCTCCATTTTTATAATAAAGCACTCTTAACTTAAGGCCATTCTCTGAATATAATTCATCGTCTTCATCTACATCGATATCTAAAAAGTATTCGTAGCGGTCTCCCGTTAAAATGCCAGTGGGATCCTGTATGTACTCAACAGTATAACTCGTAATGTTCATGGTCTTCACCCTTTCTTTCGCTGCTGTACATGTCATTATACACTTTTCCCAGATTGGTTTAATAGTATTTATCAATTTTTTGCCGTGTTTCTAAGGCTGCTGTGTAAGTTTAGAACTTTTTGACAGAACCCATTTAAATATGTTATACTAATTTTAGTTAAAAGAATATAATATATTGCCCATAAACACTTGTTATATAGAGCCAGTGGTTCGTCACTTTATATAGCAAGTGATTTTTATTTTGGGTAAGGGTCTTACTCTTTGGGAGGTGCCTGATTATGGCAATGGGATTTGGCAGAAAAAATTTGGAAGAAATCAAGGTTGAAGAAGTGAAAATCTGGGAGTGTACATCTGAGTCCTGCAACTGCTGGGTAAGGGACAATTTCAAAAGCAGCCAGGTACCTATTTGTCCGATTTGCAAAAGTGAAATGAAAGAAACGACTAAAGAATTGCAAGTCGTTAACAATAACAGCATCTTTTCTAAATAATTGTAAGGGCGATGACATCGCCCTTTATTTTTTTGCTGATTTTTTCTATTGCGCTTGCAAGCTCATCCGGTCTTAGAAATCCAATAGGGGAAAAGCCTTTTTAACATAATCAGATTCAATATCAAAATCCATACATTTTACCCGTTTTCATCATATTTAACTTTATAAGTGTAAGTAAGGGGAAATCTTACGTCAATTTGCCCTTCCTTCAAAGGTGAAGTATATGTTTGTCCATGAAGAACAAAATAACGGAAACGTGCTAAACTGGATGTGGAAGAATGTCAAATTTACTTTGGTTTCTTGGATTAGTGCTCATCAGCATAGGCCTTATTTATATAACTTATATTAAAACTGAATTTCGGTATAATCTTGCGGTTTACTTCTTCGTTATGGGACTTTCTTTCTTAATGGAATACATCGTATTAATTTTAGGCGACGCATACTCCTATTATCCGAAATTATTTTCTATCCAATGGTATGATGATGTTTTTGGTTCCAGTATATCACAGGCTTTTTTTATTCCTGGTGTATTGATGGCAATAGCTGCTTTTAGAATGCGCTTCAGATGGATTATTTTTATAATCGCCGCTATTTTTGGGATAGAAGAGCTGTTTCTCTGGCTGGGCATC is a genomic window containing:
- a CDS encoding cold-shock protein → MAMGFGRKNLEEIKVEEVKIWECTSESCNCWVRDNFKSSQVPICPICKSEMKETTKELQVVNNNSIFSK
- a CDS encoding cytosolic protein; translated protein: MKNFTVMFHKEDNVQPMVVQKLNENDFELYTEGGTRHLFELNSNVGYFIFFDAIDKEGKESYLVLQYEGESEEPSACFAFELKDFYQFTALYLNDLDFNEGNNVDREEEAYTPIQHLAHLMYHIVEEGKEIQ
- a CDS encoding DUF6509 family protein, which gives rise to MNITSYTVEYIQDPTGILTGDRYEYFLDIDVDEDDELYSENGLKLRVLYYKNGEDERILNYHFVESHSGNILDFALDEEEEKTVSAFCRVNLSQTQE